In the genome of bacterium, one region contains:
- a CDS encoding YncE family protein, translating into PVYEHLYRVVALPDLARLAAVGMAGGFVHVFDTVTGRLVERIPAGRNIADIKLWPGMPGVLVAATEERQVHAIDLALLKIERSFEFPEPIGYIAVGESGRVAAAATGVFAVSRTGARLKEGRVYLFNPHENAAPRASDALVAGTASREPIFVRDDTLLLVPNFGAATVSAFDVETRKLYRTLDVGAGPERVVTGPDGNLAYVMNTRGASVTVIRLSPLEVVRHVPLPGNPERAVVSPDGRFLIATLPRPRGGDDGDGEPMPSPSWAPFFVDGARAPAIDDSPGNRVVLVDLRTFTVADIIPARDDPADIVSSADGRRVFVANFGDDSVSIFE; encoded by the coding sequence CCCGTGTATGAACACCTCTACCGCGTCGTCGCGCTGCCGGACCTCGCCCGGCTCGCGGCGGTTGGCATGGCCGGCGGCTTCGTGCACGTGTTCGACACCGTGACGGGGCGCCTTGTCGAGCGAATCCCCGCGGGGCGCAACATCGCCGATATCAAGCTCTGGCCGGGCATGCCGGGCGTGCTCGTCGCCGCGACCGAGGAGAGGCAGGTGCACGCAATCGACCTTGCCCTTTTGAAGATTGAACGCTCGTTCGAATTCCCGGAGCCGATCGGATACATCGCGGTGGGGGAAAGCGGGCGCGTCGCCGCGGCGGCGACCGGCGTCTTCGCGGTGAGTCGAACCGGCGCGCGGTTGAAGGAAGGGCGCGTTTACCTTTTCAACCCCCATGAGAACGCGGCGCCCCGGGCGTCCGACGCGCTCGTCGCCGGGACAGCCTCCCGCGAGCCGATCTTCGTTCGGGACGACACGCTGCTGCTGGTGCCGAATTTCGGCGCGGCCACCGTGAGCGCGTTTGACGTCGAAACGCGCAAGCTCTACCGCACGCTCGACGTAGGCGCGGGGCCCGAGCGCGTCGTCACGGGCCCGGACGGGAACCTGGCGTACGTCATGAACACGCGCGGCGCGTCCGTGACGGTGATCCGCCTTTCGCCGCTCGAGGTGGTGCGTCATGTGCCGCTGCCCGGCAACCCGGAGCGCGCCGTCGTCAGCCCGGACGGGCGGTTCCTCATCGCGACGCTTCCGCGGCCGCGCGGCGGCGACGACGGTGACGGTGAGCCAATGCCGTCGCCGTCCTGGGCGCCGTTTTTTGTTGACGGCGCCCGCGCGCCGGCGATTGACGACTCCCCCGGCAACCGCGTCGTGCTCGTCGATCTGCGAACCTTCACCGTCGCGGATATCATCCCCGCGCGCGACGACCCGGCGGATATCGTCTCGTCCGCGGACGGCCGCCGCGTGTTCGTCGCGAATTTCGGCGACGATTCGGTTTCGATTTTCGAATAA
- a CDS encoding formylglycine-generating enzyme family protein, whose protein sequence is MKQTCACIAMLAAFFAAALLAGCFDETEDGEFAGAIGGDPVLGDDDDDDGRQDDDRIDDDEDGPGDAGENPFGLEWVALDGGEFLMGCSPGDAQCRDEETPRHIVTVEAFSITQIPVTQAQYEAATGVNPSFHADCPGCPVEQVTWFDADAFCELAGGRLPTEAEWEYAARGGTDGVTYCAGADCLGDIAWFLGNSDGRTHPAGEKAPNEFGLFDMVGNVWEWVADFHDPAYYWHSPSRDPRGPESGAWRTVRGAGAYNNDASFLRISFRNFDEPTDASRATGFRCAR, encoded by the coding sequence GTGAAACAAACGTGCGCGTGCATTGCGATGCTCGCGGCCTTTTTTGCCGCCGCGCTTCTTGCCGGATGCTTCGACGAAACCGAAGACGGTGAATTCGCCGGCGCGATCGGTGGCGATCCCGTTCTTGGCGACGACGACGATGACGACGGGCGGCAAGACGACGATCGCATTGATGACGACGAGGACGGACCTGGCGACGCGGGCGAAAATCCTTTCGGGCTCGAGTGGGTCGCGCTCGATGGCGGCGAGTTCCTCATGGGGTGCTCTCCCGGCGACGCCCAGTGCCGCGACGAGGAGACGCCGCGCCACATCGTGACCGTCGAGGCGTTTTCCATCACGCAAATCCCCGTCACGCAGGCGCAATACGAGGCGGCGACGGGCGTGAATCCGAGCTTCCACGCCGATTGCCCGGGCTGCCCCGTCGAGCAGGTGACGTGGTTCGACGCGGACGCCTTCTGCGAGCTTGCGGGCGGTCGCCTTCCGACCGAAGCCGAGTGGGAGTACGCCGCGCGCGGCGGCACCGACGGCGTGACGTATTGCGCGGGCGCGGATTGCCTTGGGGATATCGCCTGGTTTCTCGGAAACTCGGACGGCCGGACGCACCCCGCCGGCGAAAAGGCGCCAAACGAATTCGGATTGTTCGACATGGTCGGCAACGTGTGGGAGTGGGTCGCCGATTTCCATGACCCCGCGTATTACTGGCACTCGCCGTCGCGCGATCCGCGGGGACCGGAGAGCGGCGCGTGGCGCACCGTGCGCGGCGCGGGCGCGTACAATAATGATGCGTCGTTCCTTCGCATCTCGTTTCGCAACTTCGACGAACCGACGGACGCGAGCCGCGCGACGGGCTTCCGGTGCGCGCGGTGA